A stretch of the Streptomyces sp. NBC_01428 genome encodes the following:
- a CDS encoding cytochrome P450 — MRLTPGPARDIDLDAVDLFDLDLYTSGDPHPVWDLMRAKAPLHHQVLPDGREFWSVTRYEDVCRVLGDHREFTSERGTVPTHLGQDDVAAGVLMTSTDPPRHTEVRRPLGSKLTARAVRSWEDSIRRTVVRFLEPALDGEVFDLAERALLLPAIVTGPLLGIPDKDWAELVQLTAMVTAPSDPHFQLGSEAATLAISHHELVTYVTEWVKRRRASGDQDDSLLHHLMSVRPGGAPLSDEEIALDGYSILLGANVTTPHTVSGTVQALIERPEQFDKAQADPTLIPNLVEEGLRWTSAACNFMRYAVTDVPIAGGIIPAGAAVVAWIGSANRDASQFPDPHTFDITRPNAKRQVAFGFGPHFCIGAPLARLTLRVFFEELLDRFASLDLAGEPEHLRSYFIAGMTHLPIAAQKRPTP, encoded by the coding sequence ATGAGACTGACGCCGGGTCCCGCGCGCGACATCGACCTCGATGCCGTCGACCTGTTCGACCTGGACCTCTACACGTCCGGCGACCCGCACCCCGTGTGGGACCTGATGCGCGCCAAGGCGCCCCTGCACCACCAGGTGCTGCCCGACGGACGGGAGTTCTGGTCGGTCACCCGCTACGAGGACGTGTGCCGTGTCCTGGGCGACCACCGCGAGTTCACCTCCGAACGCGGCACCGTCCCCACCCACCTCGGGCAGGACGACGTCGCCGCCGGCGTGCTGATGACCTCCACCGACCCGCCCCGGCACACCGAGGTCCGCAGGCCGCTGGGCTCCAAGCTCACCGCCCGCGCCGTCCGCTCCTGGGAGGACTCCATCCGCCGGACGGTGGTGCGCTTCCTCGAACCGGCCCTGGACGGCGAGGTGTTCGACCTCGCCGAGCGCGCCCTGCTCCTCCCGGCGATCGTCACCGGACCGCTGCTGGGCATCCCGGACAAGGACTGGGCCGAACTCGTCCAGCTGACCGCGATGGTCACCGCCCCCTCGGACCCGCACTTCCAACTGGGCAGCGAGGCCGCCACCCTGGCCATCTCCCACCACGAACTCGTCACCTACGTCACCGAGTGGGTCAAACGCCGCCGGGCCTCCGGCGACCAGGACGACAGCCTGCTCCACCACCTGATGAGCGTCCGCCCGGGCGGCGCACCGCTGAGCGACGAGGAGATCGCCCTCGACGGCTACAGCATCCTGCTGGGCGCCAACGTGACGACCCCGCACACCGTCTCGGGCACCGTGCAGGCCCTCATCGAGCGGCCCGAACAGTTCGACAAGGCCCAGGCCGACCCGACGCTGATCCCCAACCTCGTCGAGGAAGGGCTGCGCTGGACCTCGGCCGCCTGCAACTTCATGCGCTACGCCGTCACCGACGTCCCCATAGCGGGCGGCATCATCCCCGCCGGCGCCGCGGTCGTCGCCTGGATCGGATCGGCCAACCGGGACGCCTCCCAGTTCCCCGACCCGCACACCTTCGACATCACCCGCCCCAACGCCAAACGCCAGGTCGCCTTCGGCTTCGGCCCGCACTTCTGCATCGGCGCACCGCTGGCCCGCCTGACCCTGCGCGTCTTCTTCGAGGAACTCCTCGACCGGTTCGCCTCCCTCGACCTCGCCGGCGAACCGGAACACCTGCGCTCCTACTTCATCGCCGGCATGACCCACCTGCCCATCGCCGCCCAGAAACGGCCCACCCCATGA
- a CDS encoding thioesterase II family protein has product MSGPRTQQEDPEQATLLCVPFAGAGPSFFHPWRELSAGRWRVTSVELPGRERRILDTPYRNVVEAAKGSIDDIVADLGEGTSTVLFGHSLGAVLAYELAHLLTHRGVHVERLVVSGSPGPWTQRERRATGLPDEEFLARVEEFAGFRHEALDHPEMRELILPVLQADCEMHENYVPSTDTPLAVPVCSLRGAWDGLVTAAEARQWQDATTAGFTYAEFPGDHMYLVDHGRDILDTITAQSAQSARDGH; this is encoded by the coding sequence GTGAGCGGACCCCGGACACAGCAGGAAGACCCGGAGCAGGCCACGCTGCTGTGCGTGCCGTTCGCGGGAGCAGGACCCTCGTTCTTCCACCCCTGGCGGGAGCTGTCCGCCGGCCGGTGGCGCGTCACCTCGGTCGAACTGCCCGGCCGGGAGCGGCGGATCCTGGACACGCCGTACCGCAACGTCGTCGAGGCGGCCAAGGGCTCCATCGACGACATCGTCGCCGACCTCGGCGAGGGCACCTCCACCGTGCTGTTCGGACACAGCCTGGGCGCGGTCCTCGCCTACGAACTCGCCCACCTGCTCACCCACCGCGGCGTGCACGTCGAGCGCCTGGTCGTCAGCGGCTCACCGGGCCCCTGGACCCAGCGCGAACGCCGTGCGACGGGCCTGCCCGACGAGGAGTTCCTCGCCCGCGTCGAGGAGTTCGCGGGTTTTCGGCACGAGGCCCTGGACCACCCGGAGATGCGGGAGCTGATCCTGCCGGTCCTGCAGGCCGACTGCGAGATGCACGAGAACTACGTCCCCTCCACCGACACCCCCCTCGCGGTGCCGGTCTGCTCCCTGCGCGGCGCCTGGGACGGGCTGGTCACCGCGGCCGAGGCCCGCCAGTGGCAGGACGCCACCACCGCCGGCTTCACCTACGCGGAGTTCCCCGGCGACCACATGTACCTCGTCGACCACGGCCGCGACATCCTGGACACCATCACCGCCCAGTCCGCCCAGTCCGCCCGGGACGGCCACTAG
- a CDS encoding FAD-dependent monooxygenase translates to MRDTGMDAEVVIAGAGPTGLMLACELRLAGVDVMVLERLAERTGESRAGGIHSRTLEVLDQRGVLDRFLAAGELQPVGHFSGLYLDFEESESRHPYPLMILQSTIERLLEEWAGELGVRVLRSAEVAGIHQDGNGVSVQVGAAGPGQRTLRARYLVGCDGGRSTVRKMAGIGFPGTEATMTALIGDVELPGLPEDYVWIRRCAGGDFSAIAFEPGWYRVITSEYDRVADRDEAPSFEQLRDSLVRLAGTDYGMHSPRWISRFNDAARQADRYRQGRVLLAGDAAHIHFPAGGQGLNMGVQDAVNLGWKLASVVRGRAPESLLDSYHAERHPVAERVLNNTRAQSALARPGPQSDALREVFGSLMVFDDVNRHLRHMLTALDIRYPADDGHLLSGRRVPDADLKTAGGITGVSELLHAGRPVLLDLGAGAEVTAAAAAWADRVDVVEAVSEDDHWFVPAAGEIPAPAALLIRPDGHVAWATTAGGPDLAALRRALTTWFGPGLPPS, encoded by the coding sequence GTGAGGGACACCGGCATGGACGCCGAGGTGGTGATCGCGGGTGCCGGGCCGACGGGCCTGATGCTCGCCTGCGAGCTGCGGCTGGCGGGCGTCGACGTGATGGTCCTCGAACGGCTCGCGGAGCGTACGGGCGAGTCACGGGCCGGCGGGATCCACTCGCGGACCCTGGAGGTGCTGGACCAGCGCGGTGTCCTGGACCGGTTCCTGGCGGCCGGTGAACTGCAGCCGGTGGGCCACTTCTCCGGCCTCTACCTGGACTTCGAGGAGTCGGAGTCCCGTCACCCCTATCCGCTGATGATCCTGCAGTCCACCATCGAGCGGCTGCTGGAGGAGTGGGCGGGCGAACTCGGCGTGCGGGTGCTGCGCTCCGCCGAGGTCGCCGGGATCCACCAGGACGGGAACGGCGTGAGCGTCCAGGTGGGTGCGGCCGGCCCCGGACAGCGGACGCTGCGCGCCCGCTACCTGGTGGGCTGCGACGGCGGACGCAGCACGGTGCGCAAAATGGCCGGCATCGGCTTCCCCGGCACCGAGGCGACGATGACGGCGCTGATCGGCGACGTCGAACTGCCCGGCCTGCCCGAGGACTACGTGTGGATCCGGCGCTGCGCGGGCGGCGACTTCTCGGCGATCGCCTTCGAGCCCGGCTGGTACCGGGTGATCACCTCCGAGTACGACCGGGTCGCCGACCGTGACGAGGCGCCCAGCTTCGAGCAGCTGCGGGACTCGCTGGTACGGCTCGCCGGCACCGACTACGGCATGCACAGCCCGCGCTGGATCTCCCGGTTCAACGACGCCGCCCGCCAGGCCGACCGCTACCGCCAGGGCCGGGTGCTGCTCGCCGGGGACGCCGCGCACATCCACTTCCCCGCCGGCGGCCAGGGTCTGAACATGGGCGTGCAGGACGCGGTCAACCTGGGGTGGAAGCTGGCCTCGGTGGTGCGCGGCCGGGCTCCGGAGAGCCTGCTGGACAGCTACCACGCCGAGCGTCATCCGGTCGCGGAGCGGGTGCTGAACAATACCCGGGCGCAGTCGGCGCTGGCCCGCCCCGGCCCGCAGTCGGACGCGCTGCGCGAGGTGTTCGGCTCGCTGATGGTCTTCGACGACGTCAACCGGCATCTGCGGCACATGCTCACCGCCCTGGACATCCGCTACCCGGCCGACGACGGGCACCTGCTGTCGGGCCGCCGGGTTCCCGACGCGGACCTCAAGACGGCGGGCGGCATCACCGGTGTCAGCGAACTGCTGCACGCGGGCCGGCCCGTGCTGCTCGATCTGGGCGCGGGCGCGGAGGTGACGGCGGCGGCCGCCGCCTGGGCCGATCGCGTCGACGTCGTCGAGGCGGTCAGCGAGGACGACCACTGGTTCGTGCCCGCCGCCGGTGAGATCCCCGCTCCCGCCGCCCTGCTGATCCGCCCCGACGGCCACGTCGCCTGGGCCACCACTGCGGGCGGCCCCGACCTCGCCGCCCTGCGCAGGGCGCTCACCACCTGGTTCGGGCCCGGCCTGCCGCCCTCCTGA
- a CDS encoding non-ribosomal peptide synthetase codes for MIPLSYAQRRMWLLHQLEGGAATYNISAAFRLTGPLDQDALTAALRDVAERHEILRTLYALDDAGEPCSRLLAATDTAQQVRVRDVPPADVPALIDEAVAHRFELTAELPWRADILRCSPNEHVLVLVIHHIASDGSSSAPMMRDLFTAYTARTRGGTPDWEPLPVQYKDYALWQREVLGDPRDAGSLAAAQVEYWRKELAGVPQPLNLPLDRPRPAEAGSHGDTVPLHVDTATTTVLHRLAKEHGTSMSMLLQAALAVLLGKLGGGDDVTIGSPIAGRTDEALADLIGCFVNTQVLRADLADNPAFTSLLAQVRDKALAAYEHQDVPFDAIVEAINPERSAAYQPLFQVIFSWQSYEKPGFELDGLDVRFEQAIPETAMVDLTFFLTTDEAGALRGDLQYATDLFDRETAQEISARLTRVLEQFAADPSLRVSDIDVLNAREHQRLTDATTAGAPIEDTTLAALFERQAAAHGDSVAVVCEDTTLTYGEANARANRLARHLVTRGVGPESLVGICLERSADLVVAILAVLKAGGAYLPIDPDSPADRIAYLIQDADPVLLLTTSTTHAARDLAPHLPRLHLDTPDAPTETADAGDLTDAERRSPLRPDHPAYVIYTSGSTGRPKGVLVPHRNVVGLLTAAQDFAFGADDVWTLFHSYAFDFSVWELWGPLLHGGRLVVVPYDVSRSPEDFLQLLAREQVTVLNQTPSAFYQLIQADAQHPGRELALRYVVFGGEALDLNRLGDWYERHADDAPLLVNMYGITETTVHVTRIDLDEHAAARYRASVIGPAIPGLAAHVLDAGLKPVPAGVTGELYVAGYGLARGYHGRPGLTASRFVACPFGAPGERMYRSGDLVRLSRHGQLEYVGRADSQVKIRGFRIELGEIEHALAGHPAVAEAAVLVRENGDGDKRLIGYVVPEPGTAPDTAALTAHLRERLPDYMVPATLITLEHIPLTSNGKLDRRALPAEDTAAAATGSGPRNSYEERLCALFGELLGVEQVGVDDGFFALGGHSLLATRLSVRVRGEFGIDIPIRTIIKYPTVAELAALMLAGGVPADDADSFAVVLPLNSDPGTGKKPVWFFHGGGGLGWAYYSFVTHLQDRPAYALQSRGSDGADTLASSAKEMIDDYVTQILRTQPEGPYNLIGWSYGGTVVQAVADALDRLGHQVALVAILDAQPGGHGFREVHAGKDSADYRAELEDDFSQYIRLGGRQGFLDTMAKVLANNAALMMDFESPAYRGDVLYFNAAQEDTSYAHLWRPYVLGALDVHTMNASHHEMHMPAPVAEFFEIARDRLA; via the coding sequence ATGATCCCGCTGTCATACGCCCAACGCCGCATGTGGCTCCTGCACCAACTGGAGGGCGGAGCGGCGACCTACAACATCTCGGCGGCGTTCCGGCTGACCGGCCCCCTCGACCAGGACGCCCTCACCGCCGCCCTGCGCGACGTGGCCGAACGGCACGAGATCCTGCGCACCCTGTACGCCCTCGACGACGCCGGCGAACCCTGCTCACGGCTCCTCGCCGCGACGGACACCGCACAGCAGGTCCGGGTGCGTGACGTGCCGCCCGCGGACGTGCCCGCCCTCATCGACGAGGCCGTCGCGCACCGCTTCGAGCTGACCGCCGAACTCCCGTGGCGCGCCGACATCCTGCGCTGCTCCCCGAACGAACACGTCCTGGTCCTGGTCATCCACCACATCGCCTCCGACGGCAGCTCCAGCGCCCCGATGATGCGCGACCTGTTCACCGCCTACACCGCCCGCACCCGGGGCGGCACACCCGACTGGGAGCCGCTGCCCGTGCAGTACAAGGACTACGCGCTGTGGCAGCGCGAGGTCCTGGGCGACCCCAGGGACGCGGGCAGCCTCGCCGCCGCCCAGGTCGAGTACTGGCGCAAGGAACTCGCCGGCGTCCCGCAACCGCTGAACCTCCCGCTGGACCGGCCCCGGCCCGCCGAGGCCGGCTCGCACGGCGACACCGTCCCCCTGCACGTCGACACCGCCACGACCACCGTCCTGCACCGGCTCGCCAAGGAACACGGCACCAGCATGTCGATGCTCCTGCAGGCCGCCCTGGCCGTCCTGCTCGGCAAACTCGGCGGCGGCGACGACGTGACGATCGGCTCCCCGATCGCCGGCCGCACCGACGAAGCCCTGGCCGACCTGATCGGCTGCTTCGTCAACACCCAGGTCCTGCGCGCCGACCTGGCCGACAACCCCGCCTTCACCAGCCTGCTGGCCCAGGTACGCGACAAGGCGCTGGCCGCCTACGAGCACCAGGACGTGCCCTTCGACGCGATCGTCGAGGCCATCAACCCCGAACGCTCCGCCGCCTACCAGCCGCTCTTCCAGGTGATCTTCTCCTGGCAGAGCTACGAGAAGCCCGGCTTCGAACTCGACGGCCTCGACGTCCGCTTCGAGCAGGCCATCCCCGAGACCGCCATGGTCGACCTCACCTTCTTCCTCACCACGGACGAGGCCGGAGCACTCCGCGGCGACCTGCAGTACGCCACCGACCTCTTCGACCGCGAGACCGCCCAGGAGATCTCCGCCCGCCTCACCCGCGTCCTGGAACAGTTCGCCGCCGACCCCTCCCTGCGCGTCAGCGACATCGACGTCCTCAACGCCCGCGAACACCAGCGCCTCACCGACGCCACCACCGCGGGCGCCCCGATCGAGGACACCACCCTGGCCGCCCTCTTCGAACGCCAGGCGGCCGCGCACGGCGACAGCGTCGCGGTGGTCTGCGAGGACACCACCCTCACCTACGGCGAGGCCAACGCCCGCGCCAACCGCCTCGCCCGCCACCTCGTCACCCGGGGCGTGGGCCCCGAGTCCCTGGTCGGCATCTGCCTGGAACGCTCCGCCGACCTCGTCGTCGCGATCCTCGCCGTCCTCAAGGCCGGCGGCGCCTACCTGCCCATCGACCCCGACTCCCCGGCCGACCGCATCGCCTACCTGATCCAGGACGCCGACCCCGTCCTCCTCCTCACCACCAGCACCACCCACGCCGCCCGCGACCTCGCCCCCCACCTGCCGCGCCTGCACCTCGACACACCCGACGCCCCCACCGAAACCGCCGACGCCGGTGACCTCACCGACGCCGAACGCCGCAGCCCGCTGCGCCCCGACCACCCCGCGTACGTGATCTACACCTCCGGGTCGACCGGCCGCCCCAAGGGCGTCCTCGTCCCGCACCGCAACGTCGTCGGACTCCTCACCGCCGCCCAGGACTTCGCCTTCGGCGCCGACGACGTGTGGACCCTCTTCCACTCCTACGCCTTCGACTTCTCCGTGTGGGAACTGTGGGGCCCGCTGCTGCACGGCGGCCGCCTGGTCGTCGTCCCCTACGACGTCTCCCGCTCCCCGGAGGACTTCCTGCAGCTCCTGGCCCGCGAACAGGTCACCGTCCTCAACCAGACCCCCTCCGCCTTCTACCAGCTCATCCAGGCCGACGCCCAGCACCCGGGCCGCGAACTGGCCCTGCGCTACGTGGTGTTCGGCGGCGAGGCCCTGGACCTGAACCGGCTCGGCGACTGGTACGAACGCCACGCGGACGACGCGCCCCTCCTGGTGAACATGTACGGCATCACCGAGACCACCGTGCACGTCACCCGCATCGACCTCGACGAGCACGCCGCCGCCCGCTACCGCGCCAGCGTCATCGGCCCGGCGATCCCCGGCCTCGCCGCCCACGTCCTGGACGCCGGCCTCAAGCCGGTACCCGCCGGCGTGACCGGCGAACTGTACGTCGCCGGCTACGGCCTGGCCCGCGGCTACCACGGCCGCCCCGGCCTGACCGCCTCCCGCTTCGTCGCCTGCCCCTTCGGCGCGCCCGGCGAGCGCATGTACCGCAGCGGCGACCTCGTCCGCCTCAGCCGGCACGGACAGCTGGAGTACGTCGGCCGCGCCGACTCCCAGGTGAAGATCCGCGGCTTCCGCATCGAGCTCGGCGAGATCGAACACGCCCTGGCCGGCCACCCCGCCGTCGCCGAGGCGGCCGTCCTGGTCCGCGAGAACGGCGACGGCGACAAACGCCTGATCGGCTACGTCGTCCCCGAACCCGGCACCGCACCGGACACCGCCGCGCTCACCGCCCACCTGCGCGAACGCCTGCCCGACTACATGGTCCCCGCCACCCTGATCACCCTGGAGCACATCCCGCTCACCTCCAACGGCAAACTCGACCGGCGCGCCCTGCCCGCCGAGGACACGGCCGCCGCCGCGACCGGCAGCGGACCGCGCAACTCCTACGAGGAACGGCTGTGCGCCCTGTTCGGCGAGCTGCTGGGCGTGGAGCAGGTCGGGGTCGACGACGGGTTCTTCGCGCTCGGCGGCCACTCGCTGCTGGCCACCCGCCTCAGCGTCCGCGTCCGCGGCGAGTTCGGCATCGACATCCCCATCAGGACGATCATCAAGTACCCCACGGTCGCCGAACTGGCCGCGCTGATGCTCGCCGGCGGTGTCCCCGCCGACGACGCCGACTCCTTCGCGGTCGTACTGCCCCTGAACAGCGACCCCGGCACCGGGAAGAAGCCGGTGTGGTTCTTCCACGGCGGCGGCGGCCTGGGCTGGGCCTACTACAGCTTCGTCACGCACCTGCAGGACCGGCCCGCCTACGCCCTGCAGTCCCGCGGCTCCGACGGCGCGGACACCCTCGCCTCCAGTGCGAAGGAGATGATCGACGACTACGTCACCCAGATCCTGCGCACCCAGCCCGAGGGCCCCTACAACCTCATCGGCTGGTCCTACGGCGGCACCGTCGTCCAGGCCGTCGCCGACGCCCTGGACCGGCTCGGACACCAGGTCGCCCTGGTGGCGATCCTGGACGCGCAGCCCGGCGGCCACGGATTCCGCGAGGTCCACGCCGGCAAGGACTCCGCCGACTACCGGGCCGAACTCGAGGACGACTTCAGCCAGTACATCCGCCTGGGCGGCCGGCAGGGCTTCCTGGACACCATGGCGAAGGTCCTCGCCAACAACGCCGCCCTGATGATGGACTTCGAATCGCCCGCCTACCGCGGCGACGTGCTGTATTTCAACGCGGCCCAGGAGGACACCTCCTACGCCCACCTGTGGCGGCCCTACGTCCTGGGCGCCCTGGACGTGCACACCATGAACGCCTCGCACCACGAGATGCACATGCCGGCGCCGGTCGCCGAGTTCTTCGAGATCGCCCGCGACCGGCTGGCATGA
- a CDS encoding phosphopantetheine-binding protein translates to MESAPQVIHPRGGQDETAPRQEAPSGGPVPLVDELAALWGELLNCPEVGRDDDFFALGGNSLTGIKIIERVAQDYGVQLSVRDFYLAQTPARVAELIERERART, encoded by the coding sequence ATGGAATCGGCGCCGCAGGTGATCCACCCGCGAGGTGGACAGGACGAGACCGCACCACGCCAGGAGGCGCCCTCGGGCGGCCCGGTGCCGCTGGTGGACGAACTCGCCGCGCTGTGGGGGGAACTCCTCAACTGCCCCGAGGTGGGGCGGGACGACGACTTCTTCGCCCTCGGCGGCAACTCACTGACCGGCATCAAGATCATCGAACGGGTGGCGCAGGACTACGGCGTCCAGCTGTCCGTCCGCGACTTCTACCTGGCCCAGACCCCGGCCCGCGTCGCCGAACTGATCGAGCGGGAAAGGGCCCGGACATGA
- a CDS encoding thioesterase II family protein, translating into MTAAPATAPSPWFVRPPAPPVPGGPATRLFCLPFSGSGASAFSAWPATVGDAEVCPVQFPGRENRLAHPHYGTYEQLAASLVDALTPLLDTPFAFFGHCAGALPAYESVLLLAELGLPTPQCLFVSGQPAPHEAARDRMLSLTDDELRTELETFLRGRGIEPRPDMIDMGMFVLLRDHAAAGAYRRTEPARVDCPVVVLHWSQDEDVSLEDLQGWRHYADSVEIRVVEGGHYDFMDAPQDLLTTLARGR; encoded by the coding sequence ATGACCGCCGCCCCCGCCACCGCCCCCTCACCGTGGTTCGTGCGGCCCCCCGCACCCCCCGTACCCGGCGGGCCGGCCACCCGCCTGTTCTGCCTGCCCTTCTCCGGCTCCGGGGCCTCCGCCTTCAGCGCCTGGCCGGCCACCGTCGGCGACGCCGAGGTCTGCCCCGTGCAGTTCCCCGGCCGCGAGAACCGCCTGGCCCACCCCCACTACGGCACCTACGAGCAGCTCGCCGCCTCCCTCGTCGACGCCCTCACCCCCCTGCTGGACACCCCGTTCGCGTTCTTCGGGCACTGCGCGGGCGCCCTGCCCGCCTACGAGAGCGTCCTGCTGCTGGCCGAACTCGGCCTGCCCACCCCGCAGTGCCTGTTCGTGTCGGGCCAGCCCGCCCCCCACGAGGCCGCCCGCGACCGGATGCTCTCCCTGACCGACGACGAACTGCGCACCGAACTGGAGACGTTCCTGCGCGGCCGGGGCATCGAACCCCGCCCCGACATGATCGACATGGGCATGTTCGTCCTGCTGCGCGACCACGCCGCCGCAGGCGCCTACCGGCGCACCGAACCCGCCCGCGTCGACTGCCCCGTCGTCGTCCTGCACTGGAGCCAGGACGAGGACGTCAGCCTCGAAGACCTCCAGGGCTGGCGCCACTACGCCGACTCGGTCGAGATCCGGGTCGTCGAGGGCGGCCACTACGACTTCATGGACGCGCCGCAGGACCTGCTCACCACACTCGCCCGCGGACGATGA